A genome region from Musa acuminata AAA Group cultivar baxijiao chromosome BXJ3-5, Cavendish_Baxijiao_AAA, whole genome shotgun sequence includes the following:
- the LOC135638149 gene encoding protein NRT1/ PTR FAMILY 2.11-like isoform X1: protein MLAVHQKREEKGTRSMTTSTPEEPQNGEAAKPVINYRGWKAMPYVIGNEAFEKLGTFGTSANLLVYLTTVFHMKSVASATLVTVFNGTTNLAPLLGAFLADTYLGRYATLGAASIASLLGMLILTLTAAVSKLHPSPCSSHGDACHGANQTQLAVLFASYVFMVIGAGGIRPCNLAFGADQFDPTTEAGKRGIASFFNWYYMTFTFAMMASSTLVIYVQSNVSWSLGLAIPTAFMFISSVLFFVGTKIYVKVRPEGSPITSIAQVLVAAFRKRALKLPDDLKGSLFDPPHLSSLISKLPHTDQFSFLDKAAIITPMDDIKPDGSASDGWRLCSLQQVEQMKCLVRIIPVWSSCIIFEVTVVLTWTYVVFQALQSDRHLGHSNFEIPAATFTVFTMAAMTIWLLVYDRFVVRLLQRVTGKEGGITLLQRMGTGIALSVVMMIVGGLVEERRRSYALHKPTLGTASNGGAISSMSSLWLIPQLVIAGLSDAFNLVGQVEFYYKQFPENMRSMAGGLLFLGFACSNYLGTLIITIVHRTTGGHQKSNWLAEDLNQGRLDLLYFSIASVCAVNLVFFIVCAKWYKYKTSDKDHEIALQTKEIRSSV from the exons ATGCTCGCTG TTCATCAGAAGAGAGAGGAGAAGGGAACGCGAAGCATGACGACGTCGACGCCGGAGGAACCACAGAATGGGGAAGCAGCGAAGCCTGTGATCAACTACAGAGGGTGGAAAGCCATGCCATACGTGATAG GAAACGAGGCGTTTGAGAAGTTGGGGACGTTCGGCACCTCCGCCAACCTCTTGGTCTACCTCACCACCGTCTTCCACATGAAGAGCGTCGCGTCGGCCACCCTCGTCACCGTGTTCAACGGCACCACCAACCTCGCCCCCCTCCTCGGGGCCTTCCTCGCCGACACTTATCTCGGCCGCTACGCCACACTGGGGGCCGCTTCGATTGCTTCTCTCTTG GGCATGCTCATTCTCACACTCACGGCTGCCGTCTCCAAGCTTCACCCTTCTCCCTGCAGCAGTCATGGCGACGCATGCCACGGCGCGAACCAAACTCAGCTGGCCGTCCTCTTCGCCAGCTACGTCTTCATGGTCATCGGAGCCGGCGGCATACGCCCCTGCAACCTGGCGTTCGGCGCCGACCAGTTCGACCCCACCACCGAGGCGGGGAAGCGGGGCATCGCTAGCTTCTTCAACTGGTACTACATGACCTTCACCTTCGCCATGATGGCCTCCTCCACCCTCGTCATCTACGTGCAGAGCAACGTGAGCTGGTCGCTGGGGCTGGCCATTCCCACGGCGTTCATGTTCATCTCCAGCGTGCTCTTCTTCGTCGGGACCAAGATCTACGTGAAGGTTCGGCCGGAGGGCAGCCCGATCACCAGCATCGCCCAGGTGCTGGTGGCGGCGTTCAGGAAGCGAGCGCTGAAGCTACCTGATGACCTCAAGGGCTCTCTTTTTGACCCTCCACATCTCAGTTCTCTGATCTCCAAGCTGCCGCACACCGACCAGTTCAG TTTTCTTGACAAAGCTGCGATCATAACCCCCATGGACGATATCAAACCGGATGGCTCAGCTTCAGATGGATGGAGATTATGTAGCTTACAGCAAGTTGAACAGATGAAATGTTTAGTAAGAATCATCCCAGTTTGGTCTTCATGTATCATCTTCGAGGTTACCGTCGTTCTGACATGGACTTACGTCGTCTTCCAAGCCCTTCAATCCGATAGACATCTCGGGCACAGTAACTTCGAGATTCCTGCTGCAACTTTTACTGTGTTCACCATGGCGGCCATGACCATTTGGTTGCTTGTTTACGACCGTTTCGTCGTCCGATTGCTTCAGAGGGTTACTGGAAAGGAAGGTGGCATCACGCTGCTTCAAAGGATGGGGACTGGCATTGCTCTTTCGGTCGTGATGATGATTGTCGGTGGCTTGGTAGAGGAACGGCGAAGGAGTTATGCGCTTCACAAGCCGACACTGGGGACTGCATCCAATGGCGGTGCCATTTCATCAATGTCCAGCCTCTGGTTGATCCCTCAGCTCGTTATTGCTGGTCTTTCGGATGCTTTCAACCTCGTCGGCCAAGTTGAGTTCTACTACAAGCAATTTCCCGAAAACATGAGGAGCATGGCAGGGGGTCTGCTCTTCCTGGGTTTTGCATGTTCCAACTATCTGGGCACCTTGATAATAACTATCGTCCATCGAACAACTGGTGGACATCAGAAGAGCAATTGGTTAGCAGAAGATCTTAACCAGGGAAGACTAGATCTTCTCTACTTCTCGATCGCATCAGTATGTGCCGTTAATTTGGTCTTCTTCATTGTATGTGCAAAGTGGTACAAATACAAAACCTCAGACAAAGACCATGAGATTGCTCTGCAAacaaaggagatcagaagttctgTATGA
- the LOC135638149 gene encoding protein NRT1/ PTR FAMILY 2.11-like isoform X2 — MTTSTPEEPQNGEAAKPVINYRGWKAMPYVIGNEAFEKLGTFGTSANLLVYLTTVFHMKSVASATLVTVFNGTTNLAPLLGAFLADTYLGRYATLGAASIASLLGMLILTLTAAVSKLHPSPCSSHGDACHGANQTQLAVLFASYVFMVIGAGGIRPCNLAFGADQFDPTTEAGKRGIASFFNWYYMTFTFAMMASSTLVIYVQSNVSWSLGLAIPTAFMFISSVLFFVGTKIYVKVRPEGSPITSIAQVLVAAFRKRALKLPDDLKGSLFDPPHLSSLISKLPHTDQFSFLDKAAIITPMDDIKPDGSASDGWRLCSLQQVEQMKCLVRIIPVWSSCIIFEVTVVLTWTYVVFQALQSDRHLGHSNFEIPAATFTVFTMAAMTIWLLVYDRFVVRLLQRVTGKEGGITLLQRMGTGIALSVVMMIVGGLVEERRRSYALHKPTLGTASNGGAISSMSSLWLIPQLVIAGLSDAFNLVGQVEFYYKQFPENMRSMAGGLLFLGFACSNYLGTLIITIVHRTTGGHQKSNWLAEDLNQGRLDLLYFSIASVCAVNLVFFIVCAKWYKYKTSDKDHEIALQTKEIRSSV; from the exons ATGACGACGTCGACGCCGGAGGAACCACAGAATGGGGAAGCAGCGAAGCCTGTGATCAACTACAGAGGGTGGAAAGCCATGCCATACGTGATAG GAAACGAGGCGTTTGAGAAGTTGGGGACGTTCGGCACCTCCGCCAACCTCTTGGTCTACCTCACCACCGTCTTCCACATGAAGAGCGTCGCGTCGGCCACCCTCGTCACCGTGTTCAACGGCACCACCAACCTCGCCCCCCTCCTCGGGGCCTTCCTCGCCGACACTTATCTCGGCCGCTACGCCACACTGGGGGCCGCTTCGATTGCTTCTCTCTTG GGCATGCTCATTCTCACACTCACGGCTGCCGTCTCCAAGCTTCACCCTTCTCCCTGCAGCAGTCATGGCGACGCATGCCACGGCGCGAACCAAACTCAGCTGGCCGTCCTCTTCGCCAGCTACGTCTTCATGGTCATCGGAGCCGGCGGCATACGCCCCTGCAACCTGGCGTTCGGCGCCGACCAGTTCGACCCCACCACCGAGGCGGGGAAGCGGGGCATCGCTAGCTTCTTCAACTGGTACTACATGACCTTCACCTTCGCCATGATGGCCTCCTCCACCCTCGTCATCTACGTGCAGAGCAACGTGAGCTGGTCGCTGGGGCTGGCCATTCCCACGGCGTTCATGTTCATCTCCAGCGTGCTCTTCTTCGTCGGGACCAAGATCTACGTGAAGGTTCGGCCGGAGGGCAGCCCGATCACCAGCATCGCCCAGGTGCTGGTGGCGGCGTTCAGGAAGCGAGCGCTGAAGCTACCTGATGACCTCAAGGGCTCTCTTTTTGACCCTCCACATCTCAGTTCTCTGATCTCCAAGCTGCCGCACACCGACCAGTTCAG TTTTCTTGACAAAGCTGCGATCATAACCCCCATGGACGATATCAAACCGGATGGCTCAGCTTCAGATGGATGGAGATTATGTAGCTTACAGCAAGTTGAACAGATGAAATGTTTAGTAAGAATCATCCCAGTTTGGTCTTCATGTATCATCTTCGAGGTTACCGTCGTTCTGACATGGACTTACGTCGTCTTCCAAGCCCTTCAATCCGATAGACATCTCGGGCACAGTAACTTCGAGATTCCTGCTGCAACTTTTACTGTGTTCACCATGGCGGCCATGACCATTTGGTTGCTTGTTTACGACCGTTTCGTCGTCCGATTGCTTCAGAGGGTTACTGGAAAGGAAGGTGGCATCACGCTGCTTCAAAGGATGGGGACTGGCATTGCTCTTTCGGTCGTGATGATGATTGTCGGTGGCTTGGTAGAGGAACGGCGAAGGAGTTATGCGCTTCACAAGCCGACACTGGGGACTGCATCCAATGGCGGTGCCATTTCATCAATGTCCAGCCTCTGGTTGATCCCTCAGCTCGTTATTGCTGGTCTTTCGGATGCTTTCAACCTCGTCGGCCAAGTTGAGTTCTACTACAAGCAATTTCCCGAAAACATGAGGAGCATGGCAGGGGGTCTGCTCTTCCTGGGTTTTGCATGTTCCAACTATCTGGGCACCTTGATAATAACTATCGTCCATCGAACAACTGGTGGACATCAGAAGAGCAATTGGTTAGCAGAAGATCTTAACCAGGGAAGACTAGATCTTCTCTACTTCTCGATCGCATCAGTATGTGCCGTTAATTTGGTCTTCTTCATTGTATGTGCAAAGTGGTACAAATACAAAACCTCAGACAAAGACCATGAGATTGCTCTGCAAacaaaggagatcagaagttctgTATGA